Proteins from one Mycoplasma sp. Pen4 genomic window:
- a CDS encoding PDxFFG protein encodes MKRLKEWSLPKKVLLALGILAVGSTISVGSLVAYADSSDEKLGPLSPANKALFSNDYSKIYESKDNKILKPELAILNRDKKQVASVNDEGTEFKFNDSDKKYSFDEFFNKYVEENNDEFILEVKYGSFSFFDEYVLAVRPKQFIEFTKWFIQNVAWGPDLLTLDSFRIVKGVEQNGNAITLGSHSTAHKETSEIKFFPDAFFGSLPIFSNNAGRGNAEDALTFSAFGKDATYQELLNYLDSLPTASVLKNEAVFPSNDAFGSIQIPRKLLNKKFKVYKQVIGTSEKVFVLPDNIEQSQLKEFGNKYGIDLSSLDLKLFKELTVTNVVSNRATRENQDSTITVTLANRTDETSIVLLHFNLSELEDFANADFDSTKFLSYQVLCDASKQTFRSFLDLHDLDGYLDERIFVYAGNFYASFVEAIDKNAELQGLSYEEQKELVQQYKVVSFEVTNKKEINTHILEVGLENIETQEKIYEYFKASKYNDFNPKHFDEFKDAIGYQGAITPLVLTNTPEDPTAKDKNGNPAEGLAKRHYQVYNEAYDGLIKKVLKKYPHLNRGNLRNGPHFVKYVDENGITRYKVEDGSYYGFSATDRIGLPLVLGALVPGFNGIPTDFLRYVATHEYGHHLTLDQGQAWEDKYNPILVGGLSTRAGASDSSYYSYSALKNYLDARTNLEIERVNALGHIDPEDGKFIRFKFGKIGSDGLVSSYERENIKDIWGSENPRASIYEVLKNNKRRFLQDYNGMVEAAKARNVALGDLFIANSFDSDSGTLNPQIIGVSKVFKKEIDPATNQVTYKFNEVNARNVLGQLKDGQGNPITNSVTFTDDNTFRINVVETALIDNPNAKPNPDGTRPKVEVYTKVNLLTKDGKPVINVPLNVPLDEESKTYINNKIAVITRAFEGVIDRNLFDSGWNNATTSLGGSVNAKFRSLLDENIDESIIYRDIYKRSGINEINPHANNIDEQAENDPREAFAYFALSSNSLRAYHDLVDDVLSTFQSLNRGFGPHGFGKQYANVNKTLVLRTANPNDNDVLKLKRFAFPNIQTSPFLRNMYVDFNIKAIGEAYNIPVTNAKVQGSLSNSFAYVYGVLGAENRNIFQSQPFAYISSLNEIIPYDYAALATVANRGIKEWNANVKGIAINPFFFEFLTPSKDELASSSESAKAKQLNSNLLKIVNSSLLTQVFLPQNPTNKPTVLAKDFDSFFDFVSIDYSKAIYDETSKTYNWDIEYVKSKFDFIKARQLFLASNDLTNEEKQAITFDDQKLANILMRQFRKSGLFSAVKDFSPATDLVANRAIFSSEYGISVSSPEFTKYYNDAPTDQLEGLQFNAEKLQNYFAARVAAYNQGHDEAAKYMTVNDMLFAIGEIQYAADRGKDFDARTNRGVINMVYSIWNSGEPSSDAQTYNATRIEPLLNDKFTDYIYSIAETLTRDYVQVTYVPDSKDFGNVPNFISGLTEANTGLDFVVDGTELEFLNHKVGNHENISKSIDGAVESKLKQEFYAKALKIRDKYQLQIDTVKDKRDALIEQLKKENITDAEKATLEEELNKQKDLLTQFITNVDKEITALKKEYAFDWSDDITYFRSGAQRRRSNYFGNFLSNNNGFFKDRWEKETIGMLLYDDERNPIIDNNIRLLDFDGNKINSRPKAFFVSQMLNYGVGSRTISGIFRNKNLDALALYGYMPNELAEKVKYIKFTDVVTKEEKYLPINVQDTNNLFYLEKQGDVTSKVTLKDLGYSSWISDYGLMSKYRDTLLEPKHEYYVEFVDANKNTVDGFTIGDLKFVAENGKNKESAPVYIENEDATETNNGNSPKPKIKINFQFNISH; translated from the coding sequence ATGAAAAGACTAAAAGAATGATCATTGCCAAAAAAAGTACTTTTAGCATTAGGAATATTAGCGGTAGGTTCAACTATCTCAGTTGGATCCCTTGTTGCATACGCTGATAGTTCTGACGAAAAACTAGGACCATTATCACCTGCTAATAAGGCTTTATTTTCTAACGATTACTCAAAGATTTATGAAAGTAAAGATAACAAGATATTAAAACCCGAATTAGCAATTTTAAACCGTGATAAAAAACAAGTTGCTTCAGTTAATGATGAAGGTACAGAGTTTAAATTTAATGATTCAGATAAAAAATATTCATTCGATGAATTCTTTAACAAATATGTTGAAGAAAATAATGATGAATTCATTTTAGAAGTTAAATATGGTTCATTTAGTTTCTTTGATGAATATGTTTTAGCTGTACGTCCAAAACAATTTATTGAATTTACTAAATGGTTTATTCAAAATGTTGCATGAGGACCTGATCTTTTAACATTAGACAGTTTTAGAATTGTTAAAGGAGTTGAACAAAATGGTAATGCCATTACACTTGGTTCACACTCTACGGCTCATAAGGAAACTAGTGAAATTAAATTCTTCCCAGATGCCTTCTTTGGTTCATTGCCAATATTCTCAAATAACGCAGGTAGAGGTAACGCAGAAGATGCATTAACATTTAGTGCCTTTGGTAAGGATGCAACATATCAAGAATTATTAAATTATTTAGACAGTTTACCAACTGCTTCAGTACTCAAAAATGAAGCTGTATTCCCTTCTAACGATGCATTTGGTTCAATCCAAATCCCAAGAAAATTATTAAATAAAAAATTCAAAGTATATAAACAAGTTATTGGTACAAGTGAAAAAGTTTTTGTTTTACCTGACAACATTGAACAAAGTCAGTTAAAAGAGTTTGGAAATAAATATGGAATCGATTTAAGTTCATTAGATCTTAAACTTTTCAAAGAGTTGACAGTTACAAATGTTGTAAGTAATAGAGCAACACGTGAAAATCAAGATTCTACAATCACAGTTACACTTGCAAATAGAACCGATGAAACTTCTATAGTTTTACTTCACTTCAACTTAAGTGAATTAGAAGACTTTGCTAATGCTGATTTTGATTCGACTAAATTCCTTTCATATCAAGTGTTATGCGATGCTTCAAAACAAACATTTAGAAGTTTCTTAGACTTACATGACTTAGATGGTTACTTAGATGAAAGAATCTTTGTTTATGCAGGTAATTTCTATGCATCATTTGTTGAAGCAATTGACAAAAATGCTGAATTACAAGGTTTATCATATGAAGAACAAAAAGAATTAGTGCAACAATACAAAGTTGTTTCATTTGAAGTTACAAATAAGAAAGAAATCAACACACATATTCTTGAAGTTGGACTTGAAAACATAGAAACACAAGAAAAAATCTATGAATACTTCAAAGCTTCAAAATATAATGATTTTAATCCAAAACATTTTGATGAATTTAAAGATGCAATTGGTTACCAAGGCGCAATTACTCCATTAGTGTTAACAAACACTCCTGAGGATCCAACTGCAAAAGATAAAAATGGTAATCCAGCAGAAGGTCTAGCAAAAAGACATTATCAAGTTTATAACGAAGCTTATGATGGTTTAATTAAGAAAGTTCTTAAAAAATACCCACACTTAAATAGAGGTAATTTAAGAAATGGACCACACTTTGTTAAATATGTTGATGAAAATGGAATTACAAGATACAAAGTTGAAGATGGAAGTTACTATGGATTTAGTGCTACAGATAGAATTGGACTTCCTTTAGTTCTAGGCGCATTAGTACCAGGATTCAATGGTATTCCAACAGACTTCTTAAGATACGTTGCAACTCACGAATATGGACACCACCTTACACTTGATCAAGGTCAAGCATGAGAAGATAAATACAACCCAATTTTAGTTGGGGGACTTTCAACACGTGCTGGTGCTTCTGATTCATCTTACTACTCATACTCAGCGTTAAAAAATTACCTTGATGCAAGAACTAACCTCGAAATTGAAAGAGTTAATGCGTTAGGTCATATTGATCCTGAAGATGGAAAATTCATTAGATTTAAATTTGGAAAAATTGGATCAGATGGTTTAGTTTCATCATATGAAAGAGAAAATATTAAAGATATTTGAGGTTCAGAAAACCCTCGTGCAAGTATCTATGAAGTACTTAAAAATAACAAACGTCGTTTCTTACAAGACTACAACGGAATGGTAGAAGCAGCAAAAGCTAGAAATGTTGCTTTAGGTGATTTATTCATTGCTAACTCATTCGACTCTGATTCAGGTACATTAAACCCACAAATTATTGGTGTTTCAAAAGTATTCAAAAAAGAAATCGACCCAGCAACAAATCAAGTTACATACAAATTTAATGAAGTTAATGCACGTAATGTGCTTGGTCAGTTAAAAGACGGGCAAGGTAACCCAATTACAAATTCAGTTACTTTCACAGATGACAACACATTTAGAATTAATGTAGTTGAAACTGCACTTATTGATAATCCGAATGCAAAACCAAACCCAGATGGAACAAGACCAAAAGTAGAAGTTTATACAAAAGTTAACTTACTTACAAAAGATGGAAAACCAGTTATTAATGTTCCTTTAAACGTACCATTAGATGAAGAAAGTAAAACATACATTAATAACAAAATCGCTGTTATAACACGTGCTTTCGAAGGAGTTATTGATAGAAACTTATTTGACTCTGGTTGAAATAATGCCACAACTTCATTAGGTGGAAGTGTTAATGCTAAATTCAGATCATTACTTGACGAGAACATTGATGAATCAATTATTTATAGAGATATCTACAAGAGAAGTGGAATTAATGAAATTAACCCACATGCAAACAATATTGATGAGCAAGCAGAAAACGACCCACGTGAAGCATTTGCTTACTTTGCTTTATCAAGTAATTCATTACGTGCTTATCATGATCTTGTTGATGATGTTCTTAGCACATTTCAATCACTTAATAGAGGATTCGGACCACATGGTTTTGGAAAACAATATGCAAATGTAAATAAAACACTTGTTTTAAGAACTGCAAATCCAAATGATAATGATGTTCTAAAACTAAAAAGATTTGCATTCCCTAATATTCAAACTTCACCATTTTTAAGAAATATGTATGTTGACTTTAACATTAAAGCAATCGGTGAAGCCTACAACATTCCAGTTACAAATGCTAAAGTTCAAGGTAGTTTATCTAATTCATTTGCATATGTATATGGTGTTTTGGGCGCTGAAAATAGAAATATATTCCAATCACAACCTTTTGCATATATTAGTTCATTAAATGAAATCATTCCATATGACTACGCTGCACTTGCAACAGTTGCTAACCGTGGTATTAAAGAATGAAATGCAAATGTTAAAGGTATTGCAATTAACCCATTCTTCTTTGAATTCTTAACCCCTTCAAAAGACGAATTAGCATCATCATCTGAATCTGCTAAAGCAAAACAATTAAACTCTAACTTATTAAAAATTGTTAACTCATCATTATTAACACAAGTATTCTTACCTCAAAACCCAACAAATAAACCAACTGTCTTAGCTAAAGATTTTGATTCATTCTTTGATTTTGTTTCAATTGACTATTCAAAAGCAATTTATGATGAAACTTCTAAAACATATAACTGAGATATTGAATATGTAAAATCAAAATTTGACTTCATTAAAGCAAGACAATTATTCCTTGCTTCAAATGATTTAACAAACGAAGAAAAACAAGCAATTACATTTGATGATCAAAAATTAGCAAATATTTTAATGAGACAATTTAGAAAATCAGGTTTATTCAGTGCTGTTAAAGATTTCTCTCCTGCAACTGATTTAGTAGCGAATAGAGCAATCTTCTCAAGTGAATACGGTATTAGTGTATCTTCACCAGAATTTACAAAATACTATAATGATGCACCAACAGACCAACTTGAAGGTCTACAATTTAATGCAGAAAAATTACAAAATTACTTCGCTGCTCGTGTTGCTGCATACAACCAAGGGCACGATGAAGCTGCAAAATACATGACTGTAAATGATATGTTATTTGCAATTGGTGAAATTCAATATGCCGCAGATCGTGGTAAAGATTTTGATGCAAGAACAAATAGAGGTGTAATCAACATGGTTTACTCAATTTGAAATTCAGGAGAACCATCATCTGATGCACAAACATATAATGCAACAAGAATTGAACCATTATTAAATGATAAATTTACCGATTATATCTACAGTATTGCTGAAACATTAACTCGTGACTATGTTCAAGTTACATATGTTCCGGATTCAAAAGATTTTGGAAATGTTCCAAACTTCATTTCAGGACTTACTGAAGCTAACACTGGACTTGACTTTGTTGTTGATGGTACAGAATTAGAATTCTTAAATCACAAAGTCGGAAATCACGAAAACATTTCAAAATCAATCGATGGAGCAGTAGAATCAAAATTAAAACAAGAGTTCTACGCTAAAGCGCTTAAAATACGTGATAAATATCAATTACAAATTGACACAGTTAAAGATAAACGTGACGCTTTAATTGAGCAACTTAAAAAAGAAAACATTACTGATGCTGAAAAAGCAACATTAGAAGAAGAATTAAATAAACAAAAAGATTTATTAACTCAATTCATAACAAATGTTGATAAAGAAATTACAGCACTTAAAAAAGAATATGCATTTGACTGAAGTGATGATATTACATACTTTAGATCAGGAGCACAAAGAAGAAGATCAAACTACTTTGGTAACTTCTTATCAAATAACAATGGTTTCTTCAAAGATAGATGAGAAAAAGAAACAATCGGAATGCTTCTTTACGATGATGAAAGAAACCCAATTATTGATAACAACATTCGTCTTTTAGATTTTGATGGAAACAAAATTAATTCAAGACCAAAAGCATTCTTTGTTTCACAAATGCTTAACTATGGTGTTGGTTCAAGAACTATCTCAGGTATCTTTAGAAATAAAAACCTTGACGCACTTGCATTATATGGTTACATGCCTAATGAACTTGCTGAAAAAGTTAAATACATTAAATTCACTGATGTAGTTACAAAAGAAGAAAAATACTTACCAATCAATGTGCAAGATACAAACAACTTATTCTATTTAGAAAAGCAAGGTGATGTAACAAGTAAAGTTACATTGAAAGACTTAGGTTACTCATCATGAATTTCTGACTATGGTTTAATGAGTAAATATCGTGATACATTATTAGAACCAAAACATGAATACTATGTCGAATTTGTTGATGCAAACAAAAATACAGTTGATGGATTTACAATTGGTGACTTAAAATTTGTTGCCGAAAATGGTAAAAATAAAGAATCAGCACCAGTCTACATCGAAAATGAAGATGCGACAGAAACAAATAATGGAAATAGTCCAAAACCAAAAATTAAAATTAATTTCCAATTCAATATTTCACACTAA